A stretch of [Clostridium] scindens DNA encodes these proteins:
- a CDS encoding ABC transporter permease, which yields MKILREYVWDSIRKNKRTSLAIMIALFLMTTMMSCFCGFVYTMWTDAIALSINEDGNWHGELFDDTKGESLKQIENYASVQAVLLKGPWEVAKLEDTGKRTYLISRGANKEYWDSMPEKSLITQGRVPAAEDEIVLSKQYFDDHPEATVGDTLTLPTGNRIYEGNVCMETEGFHEGEAFQQTGTKAYKIVGIMDVATSSSVPAYTAMSFLNEESIQPEDSLTVYLRFDPMRSTYKELPALAASIGYEADEYETYNLRYNAGLLSKYGILPPEQIHSIDSLKMLTVPLFFLVLAVLLIGVFVLVIHNAFALSANEKLAQLGTLAGIGASPKQIKAAVTLEALMLLVVPLPLGILCGWLLDVELMRLINQANDIGRSAPDIVLTFGLPAIVPAILLSVATAWISARIPARRVARLTPVEALRQVETLRGKKIRRSRIYSRFGISGELAANALTARRRSYRTATISLCMSFLLLTGFLYIVTTQNAAREIYQTQEEKEGHIFLTISDGRVPEQKALDEIKEVSGISQSVLYNKMPCATWVTKEQAADDIDTYLGGFDEIVSEKKYTPIKRDGKYRIYSQLIGLEEESFREYCRELGIDPEPYLEDGSKALIYNQTADPHASTRKKKIYREMLKIQTGQEIPFTEKAYDEDKGDYQFQLTAGEIVEKLPTEGLGLPRFTLIAILPMKHVREIAANCSEKRRFTATAVYGNFMTDSSTGVSYSRIQEVSKSIEEIVGRYYGSGDYMVSDLAQKKEMMDQANGVISTVIAFLTGLLALIGLSNVWASISGNLRQRSREFAMLKSVGLSPLKLRRMLLLEGLNLGLKPLLYSLPFQAAVLAGFLYLNEVSLGEYLPYAPYAAVLGYTGLVLACIIGAYVAGDRRIQRQNIIDAIKDETI from the coding sequence AGAGAATTATGCGTCTGTACAGGCTGTACTATTAAAAGGCCCCTGGGAAGTGGCAAAACTTGAAGATACAGGGAAACGGACCTACCTGATATCCAGAGGCGCAAACAAGGAATATTGGGACTCCATGCCGGAGAAAAGCCTGATAACCCAGGGGCGCGTTCCGGCTGCGGAAGATGAGATCGTTCTTTCAAAGCAATATTTTGATGACCACCCGGAAGCGACTGTGGGAGATACGCTCACCCTTCCTACGGGGAACCGCATCTATGAAGGAAACGTGTGTATGGAGACAGAAGGCTTTCATGAGGGGGAAGCCTTTCAACAGACAGGTACGAAAGCATACAAGATTGTAGGAATTATGGATGTTGCCACATCTTCTTCGGTTCCGGCATATACCGCCATGAGTTTTCTAAACGAAGAATCGATTCAGCCTGAGGATAGCCTGACAGTCTATCTGCGGTTTGATCCTATGAGAAGTACCTATAAGGAACTTCCTGCTCTTGCAGCATCCATTGGATATGAGGCGGATGAATACGAGACGTATAATCTTAGATATAATGCAGGACTTCTGTCCAAATATGGAATTCTGCCGCCAGAGCAGATTCACAGTATAGACAGTCTGAAGATGCTGACGGTTCCCTTATTTTTTCTTGTCCTGGCCGTGCTTTTGATCGGGGTATTCGTACTGGTGATCCATAATGCATTTGCCCTGTCTGCCAATGAAAAACTTGCCCAGCTGGGCACGCTGGCGGGAATCGGGGCATCGCCGAAGCAGATCAAGGCGGCAGTGACATTGGAAGCCTTGATGCTGCTCGTGGTGCCGCTTCCTCTGGGAATCTTATGCGGCTGGCTTCTGGACGTGGAACTGATGCGCCTGATCAATCAGGCAAATGATATAGGAAGGAGCGCGCCGGATATCGTGCTGACCTTCGGGCTTCCTGCCATAGTACCGGCTATTCTTCTGTCTGTTGCCACGGCCTGGATATCTGCCAGGATACCGGCACGCAGGGTAGCCAGGCTGACGCCGGTAGAGGCGCTTAGGCAGGTGGAGACGCTAAGAGGAAAGAAGATACGAAGAAGCCGGATTTACAGCCGATTCGGAATCAGCGGGGAACTGGCCGCCAATGCGTTAACGGCGCGCCGCAGATCCTACCGCACAGCTACCATTTCGCTGTGTATGTCTTTCCTTCTGCTAACTGGGTTTCTGTATATTGTTACAACCCAGAACGCTGCCAGAGAGATCTATCAGACGCAGGAGGAAAAAGAAGGACATATTTTTCTTACGATCAGCGATGGAAGAGTGCCGGAGCAAAAGGCGCTGGATGAGATAAAAGAAGTCTCTGGAATCAGCCAGTCCGTTCTTTATAACAAGATGCCCTGCGCCACCTGGGTGACCAAAGAGCAGGCTGCGGATGATATAGACACTTATCTGGGAGGCTTTGATGAGATTGTATCGGAGAAGAAGTATACGCCGATTAAGCGGGACGGAAAGTACAGAATCTATTCCCAGTTGATTGGGCTTGAAGAAGAAAGCTTTCGGGAATACTGCCGGGAACTTGGGATAGATCCGGAGCCATACCTGGAAGATGGGAGCAAGGCGCTGATTTATAACCAGACTGCAGATCCTCATGCCAGTACGAGAAAGAAAAAAATTTACAGAGAAATGCTAAAAATCCAGACAGGACAGGAGATTCCATTTACGGAGAAGGCATATGATGAAGATAAAGGCGATTATCAGTTCCAGCTAACAGCAGGGGAGATTGTAGAGAAACTGCCGACAGAAGGACTGGGACTGCCCAGGTTTACGCTGATAGCAATCTTGCCGATGAAACATGTCAGAGAAATTGCGGCAAACTGTAGCGAAAAAAGGCGCTTTACCGCAACGGCGGTCTATGGAAACTTTATGACGGATAGTTCCACAGGCGTGTCTTATTCCAGAATCCAGGAGGTATCCAAAAGCATCGAGGAGATTGTGGGACGCTACTATGGCAGCGGGGACTATATGGTCTCAGACTTGGCACAGAAAAAGGAAATGATGGATCAGGCAAATGGGGTCATATCTACGGTCATCGCTTTCCTGACGGGACTGCTGGCGCTGATCGGACTGTCCAATGTATGGGCCAGCATATCAGGTAACCTTCGCCAGAGGAGCAGGGAGTTTGCCATGCTTAAGTCGGTAGGGCTCTCACCGCTAAAACTGCGCCGCATGCTGCTCCTGGAGGGATTGAATCTGGGCCTGAAGCCCTTGCTCTACAGCCTTCCATTCCAGGCGGCCGTTCTGGCAGGCTTCCTGTATCTCAATGAAGTAAGCCTTGGGGAATACCTGCCCTATGCGCCTTACGCGGCCGTCCTTGGCTATACAGGCCTCGTCCTTGCCTGCATCATTGGGGCATACGTTGCAGGTGACAGGAGAATCCAGAGACAGAATATTATTGACGCGATCAAGGATGAGACGATCTGA